The Megalops cyprinoides isolate fMegCyp1 chromosome 10, fMegCyp1.pri, whole genome shotgun sequence genome window below encodes:
- the slc6a3 gene encoding sodium-dependent dopamine transporter, which translates to MIKGRLPVGQMSSVVAPAKPANTMGPKEVELILVKEQNGVQFTNSTLVSPGQTHPSGEERETWGKKIDFLLSVIGFAVDLANVWRFPYLCYKNGGGAFLVPYLFFMVIAGMPLFYMELALGQYNREGAAGVWKICPIFKGVGFTVILISLYVGFYYNVIIAWALFYLFSSFTGDLPWVHCNNTWNSPNCSNLWTFNSTSNNTHTATPAAEYFERGVLHLQDSEGIDDLGPPRWQLTSCLAVVIVVLYFSLWKGVKTSGKVVWITATMPYVVLTVLLLRGVTLPGAMDGIKAYLSVDFLRLCEAQVWIDAATQICFSLGVGFGVLIAFSSYNKFSNNCYRDAIITSSINSLTSFFSGFVIFSFLGYMSQKHNVALDEVATDGPGLVFIIYPEAIATLPGSSVWAVIFFIMLLTLGIDSAMGGMESVITGLIDEFKFLHKHRELFTLFIVVSTFLISLFCVTNGGIYVFTLLDKFAAGTSILFGVLIEAIGIAWFYGVDRFSDDIREMIGHRPGLYWRLCWKFVSPCFLLFMVVVSFARFDPPNYGTYVFPLWANVIGWCLAVSSMTMVPVYAIYKLCTLPGRFCDRLAYAITPETEHHLVEGGEIRQFTELQVIKGVVEFGVGTAASLNRASGLPPRKRRVRA; encoded by the exons ATGATTAAAGGGAGACTGCCGGTCGGACAGATGTCTTCAGTCGTAGCCCCAGCCAAGCCAGCCAACACCATGGGTCCCAAGGAGGTGGAGCTGATACTAGTGAAGGAGCAGAATGGGGTGCAGTTCACCAACTCTACGCTTGTCAGCCCTGGCCAGACCCACCCCTCAGGAGAGGAGCGGGAGACCTGGGGCAAGAAGATTGacttcctgctctctgtcattgGCTTTGCAGTGGACCTGGCCAATGTCTGGAGGTTCCCTTACTTGTGCTACAAGAATGGTGGAG GAGCCTTCCTTGTCCCCTACCTCTTTTTCATGGTGATAGCTGGGATGCCTCTGTTTTACATGGAGCTGGCACTGGGACAGTACAATCGAGAAGGAGCAGCAGGTGTTTGGAAAATCTGCCCAATATTTAAAG GCGTGGGGTTCACGGTGATCCTGATCTCCCTGTATGTTGGCTTCTACTACAACGTCATCATTGCCTGGGCCCTTTTCTACCTGTTCTCCTCCTTCACGGGGGATCTGCCCTGGGTCCACTGCAACAACACCTGGAACAGCCCCAACTGCTCCAACCTGTGGACCTTCAACAGCACCTCCAACAACACCCACACAGCCACTCCCGCGGCCGAGTACTTTGA acGAGGAGTGCTCCACCTTCAGGACAGTGAGGGGATTGATGACCTGGGCCCCCCCCGCTGGCAGCTCACCTCGTGCCTGGCGGTGGTCATAGTGGTGCTGTACTTCAGCCTCTGGAAGGGGGTCAAGACCTCAGGAaag GTGGTGTGGATCACCGCCACTATGCCCTACGTGGTCCTGACAGTGCTGCTGCTCAGGGGAGTCACCCTTCCTGGGGCCATGGATGGCATTAAAGCTTACCTCAGTGTGGACTTCCTACGACTCTGCGAGGCCCAG GTCTGGATAGACGCTGCCACACAGATCTGTTTCTCTTTGGGAGTTGGGTTTGGTGTGCTAATAGCATTTTCAAGCTATAACAAATTCAGCAACAACTGCTATAG AGACGCCATCATCACCAGCTCCATCAACTCACTGACGAGCTTCTTCTCGGGCTTCGTCATCTTCTCTTTCCTGGGGTACATGTCCCAAAAGCACAACGTGGCCCTGGATGAGGTGGCCACTGACG GACCTGGACTTGTGTTCATAATATATCCAGAGGCTATTGCAACCTTACCTGGATCGTCTGTTTGGGCTGTCATATTCTTCATTATGCTGCTAACTTTAGGCATTGACAGTGCT ATGGGTGGGATGGAGTCCGTAATCACAGGACTGATAGATGAGTTCAAATTCCTGCACAAGCACCGAGAGCTTTTCACGCTTTTCATTGTGGTGTCCACCTTTCTCATTTCCCTCTTCTGCGTCACAAAC gGAGGGATCTACGTGTTTACCCTGCTGGACAAATTTGCAGCAGGGACATCGATTCTCTTTGGAGTGCTTATTGAAGCCATCGGCATCGCCTGGTTTTACG GAGTGGACCGCTTCAGCGATGACATTCGGGAAATGATTGGTCACAGACCGGGCCTGTACTGGAGGCTGTGCTGGAAGTTTGTGAGCCCTTGTTTTCTCCTG TTCATGGTGGTCGTCAGCTTTGCGAGATTTGACCCTCCTAATTATGGGACGTACGTGTTCCCACTTTGGGCtaatgtgattggctggtgcTTAGCGGTATCCTCTATGACAATGGTGCCTGTCTATGCCATCTATAAGCTCTGCACGCTACCTGGACGCTTTTGCGAT AGATTGGCTTACGCCATCACTCCAGAAACTGAACATCACTTGGTGGAAGGCGGTGAGATTCGGCAGTTCACG GAGCTCCAGGTGATCAAAGGTGTGGTGGAGTTTGGCGTGGGAACGGCGGCAAGTTTAAACCGAGCAAGTGGTTTGCCTCCAAGAAAAAGGAGGGTGCGAGCTTGA